The following proteins are encoded in a genomic region of Zea mays cultivar B73 chromosome 9, Zm-B73-REFERENCE-NAM-5.0, whole genome shotgun sequence:
- the LOC103639761 gene encoding U-box domain-containing protein 70 yields MEEDKRAEEARRAKEAGNDAYRKSFLETAVEHYTRGALLDPRDISFLTNRAAAYFHMGKYKECVRDCEGAVERGRDLSAANKLIAKALLRKASALLELATCSGDYAPAIRALQQSLTEHYSEETHEKLNKAVVVKKELEEQERLDQETADQHRERGNELFKQKQYHEAATHYTRAMKMNPKDPRAFSNRAQCHIYLGAFPQGLEDAEKCVELDPTFIKGYVRKAKVQFLMENYENAMATYLEGLTYDPNNLEVLDGLRRCAACIKRANGGDVELEDLKDMLGNFQSENNLLKFRKATEQAAILKKEASDERLKRIESERMARTMEEYLSGVQQELERLKKQHDEVMEKLLKANIDNEHLQGQLSESRGQYEHILSEHDRLLHERNHAVHEVQELRQKRSQMLSVLVTAMHCEFSSSELEHATDNFSSLLKIGEGGFGCVYRGTLRNMTVAIKVLKSDGLQGQSQFEQEVAILSRVRHPHLVTLLGACSEVSTLVYEFLSNGSLEDFLMCAEKRQTLPWQIRVRIISEICSALTFLHKNKPHPVVHGDLKPANILLDVNLVSKLSDFGISRHLIQSSSNNTTMYHTMHPMGTFQYMDPEFFATGELTCQSDIYSFGIVVLRLLTGRPPDGIKKIVEDAMEKGDLNSVVDTLAGDWPALHVQQLALLALSCTEMSRRHRPDLSAVVWAVDEAMKDATTVPSASSSRPVSDENNTPSYFICPISQDVMSDPRIAADGFTYEAEAIRSWLDSGHDTSPMTNMPLEHDELVPNRALRSAIQEWLQRQKTAL; encoded by the exons ATGGAGGAGGACAAGCGGGCGGAggaggcgcggcgcgccaaggagGCCGGCAACGACGCATACCGCAAGTCCTTCCTCGAGACGGCCGTCGAGCACTACACCCGCGGCGCGCTCCTCGACCCCCGAGATATCTCCTTCCTCACTAACCGCGCCGCCGCCTACTTCCACATGGGCAAG TATAAGGAGTGCGTGAGGGACTGCGAGGGGGCGGTGGAGCGTGGCAGGGACCTCAGCGCCGCCAACAAGCTGATCGCGAAGGCGCTGTTGCGGAAGGCGTCGGCGCTGCTCGAGCTCGCGACATGCTCCGGGGATTACGCACCGGCGATCAGGGCCCTGCAGCAATCGCTCACCGAGCATTACAGCGAGGAGACGCACGAGAAGCTCAACAAGGCGGTGGTAGTTAAGAAGGAGCTTGAGGAGCAGGAGCGATTGGATCAGGAGACGGCCGACCAACACCGCGAGAGAG GCAACGAATTGTTCAAGCAGAAGCAGTACCATGAAGCAGCAACGCACTACACACGAGCTATGAAAATGAACCCAAAGGATCCAAGA GCATTTAGCAACAGAGCTCAATGCCACATCTATCTGGGAGCTTTCCCTCAAGGTCTTGAGGATGCAGAGAAATGTGTTGAACTGGATCCAACTTTTATAAAGGGCTACGTGCGTAAAGCTAAAGTTCAGTTCCTGATGGAAAATTATGAAAATGCTATGGCAACTTACCTAGAGGGTTTGACGTACGACCCAAATAATCTGGAGGTTCTTGATGGCTTAAGAAG ATGTGCAGCATGCATTAAGAGGGCTAATGGGGGTGATGTTGAGCTTGAGGACTTGAAAGATATGTTG GGAAATTTCCAATCAGAAAATAACCTTCTTAAATTTCGAAAAGCAACAGAACAAGCTGCAATACTCAAGAAGGAAGCTTCTGATGAGCGTTTGAAGCGTATTGAATCTGAACGAATG GCTAGAACAATGGAGGAATATCTTTCAGGAGTACAGCAAGAGTTGGAGCGACTTAAGAAACAACACGATGAGGTTATGGAAAAACTTCTGAAGGCAAACATCGATAATGAGCATCTGCAAGGTCAGCTCTCTGAATCCAGAGGACAATATGAACATATTCTATCAGAGCATGATCGCTTGCTACACGAGAGGAATCATGCTGTCCATGAGGTTCAAGAGTTACGTCAGAAAAGAAGCCAGATGCTTTCAGTGTTGGTTACAGCAATGCACTGTGAGTTTTCATCATCTGAACTGGAGCATGCTACTGACAATTTCAGTAGTTTGCTTAAGATAGGAGAAGGTGGGTTCGGGTGTGTGTACAGAGGTACCCTCCGGAACATGACGGTTGCAATAAAAGTGTTGAAATCTGATGGTTTACAGGGACAATCACAGTTCGAGCAAGAG GTTGCTATCCTGAGTAGAGTGAGGCACCCTCACCTTGTAACTCTGTtgggagcttgctcagaggtgtCTACACTTGTATATGAGTTCTTATCAAATGGAAGCCTTGAAGACTTTCTCATGTGTGCAGAAAAAAGGCAGACTCTACCATGGCAAATTCGTGTGCGGATAATTTCTGAGATCTGTTCAGCACTGACCTTTCTACACAAGAATAAACCGCACCCAGTTGTTCATGGAGATCTGAAACCTGCCAACATCCTTCTTGATGTGAATTTAGTCAGTAAGCTTAGTGACTTCGGTATCTCTCGCCACCTGATCCAGTCCAGCAGCAACAACACCACCATGTATCACACCATGCATCCTATGGGAACCTTTCAGTACATGGACCCAGAATTTTTTGCCACTGGAGAGCTCACATGTCAGTCCGATATCTATTCTTTTGGGATTGTGGTCTTGCGCCTTTTGACAGGAAGGCCTCCTGATGGCAtaaagaagattgtggaggatgCCATGGAGAAAGGCGACCTGAACTCAGTAGTTGATACCTTGGCAGGAGACTGGCCTGCTTTGCACGTCCAGCAGTTAGCACTCCTTGCTCTTAGTTGCACAGAGATGAGCCGGAGGCACCGTCCTGATCTTTCAGCCGTGGTGTGGGCAGTGGATGAGGCGATGAAGGATGCTACAACAGTACCTTCAGCCTCATCTTCTAGACCAGTGTCGGATGAAAATAACACACCGTCATATTTCATTTGCCCTATATCTCAG GATGTCATGAGCGATCCACGTATCGCAGCTGACGGGTTCACCTACGAAGCCGAGGCCATCAGGAGCTGGCTTGACAGTGGCCACGACACGTCTCCAATGACCAACATGCCACTAGAACACGACGAGCTCGTTCCCAATCGCGCGCTTCGTTCTGCCATCCAGGAATGGCTCCAGCGGCAGAAAACGGCCTTGTAG